A portion of the Malania oleifera isolate guangnan ecotype guangnan chromosome 3, ASM2987363v1, whole genome shotgun sequence genome contains these proteins:
- the LOC131150839 gene encoding eukaryotic initiation factor 4A-8-like isoform X2: MVMADLAPEGSQFDACQYDARLNELLSAGGQEYFTTYDDIYDSFDSMGLQENLLRGIYAYGFVKPSAVQQRGIVPFCKGLDLIQQAQSGTGKTAIFCSGILQQLDYGMFECQALVLAPTRDLVQQIEKVMRALGSYFGVQVHACVGGTSVHEDKRILSSGIHVVVGTPGRVFDMLRRRSLSSVHIRMFVLDEADELLSRGFKRQVDDIAQLLPSKVQVGVFSATMPPEALELTKNFMNRPVRILVKHDELILENIKQFHVNVKKEECKFETLCDLYEILSANHSIIFANTRRKVDWLKDQIRTRDCTVSAIHEDMNQNARDVIMQEFKSGSSRVLITTDLLARGIDLQQVSLVINYDLPIRPDNYLHRIGRSGRFGRKGVAINFVTSDDESMLINIQKFYNFVIEELSLNVAGLLQCSSHLER; this comes from the exons ATGGTCATGGCTGATTTGGCACCAGAGGGATCCCAATTTGATGCTTGTCAATATGATGCGAGACTGAATGAGTT ACTCTCAGCTGGTGGACAAGAATATTTCACCACATATGATGACATTTATGACAGTTTTGATTCTATGGGATTGCAGGAGAATCTCCTGAGGGGCATATATGCATATG GTTTTGTGAAGCCTTCTGCAGTTCAGCAAAGGGGGATTGTTCCTTTCTGTAAGGGACTTGATTTAATTCAACAGGCACAATCTGGTACTGGAAAAACAGCGATATTCTGCTCCGGTATATTGCAGCAACTTGATTATGGGATGTTCGAATGCCAGGCATTAGTTCTTGCACCCACTCGAGATCTTGTACAACAAATTGAGAAAGTAATGCGAGCACTAGGTTCTTATTTTGGCGTGCAAGTTCACGCTTGTGTAGGTGGCACCAGTGTCCATGAAGATAAACGCATTCTGTCAAGTGGGATTCATGTTGTTGTTGGTACTCCTGGTCGTGTGTTTGACATGTTGCGAAGACGATCACTTAGTTCTGTGCACATTAGGATGTTTGTGTTGGATGAAGCAGATGAATTGCTTTCAAGAGGCTTCAAGCGTCAG GTCGATGATATTGCCCAGTTACTGCCATCAAAGGTTCAGGTTGGGGTATTCTCTGCCACAATGCCACCTGAGGCCCTTGAGTTAACAAAAAATTTTATGAACAGACCTGTGAGGATTTTGGTTAAGCATGACGAGCTCATCCTTGAGAATATAAAGCAATTTCATGTCAATGTCAAAAAAGAGGAATGCAAGTTTGAGACACTTTGTGATCTCTATGAGATTTTATCTGCTAACCATAGTATCATCTTTGCAAACACTCGGCGCAAGGTTGATTGGCTAAAAGACCAGATACGCACTCGTGATTGCACTGTCTCTGCCATCCATGAAGATATGAACCAGAACGCGAGAGATGTCATCATGCAAGAATTCAAGTCTGGTTCATCTCGTGTGCTCATTACTACTGATCTCTTGGCCCGTGGTATTGATCTTCAGCAGGTTTCTCTCGTGATAAACTATGATCTTCCAATTCGACCTGACAACTACCTTCACCGAATTGGACGTAGTGGACGGTTTGGAAGAAAGGGTGTTGCCATCAATTTTGTGACCAGTGACGATGAGAGCATGCTGATTAATATCCagaaattttataattttgtaattgAGGAGTTGTCATTGAATGTTGCTGGTCTTCTTCAATGCAGTTCTCATTTGGAGAGGTAA